A single window of Gossypium arboreum isolate Shixiya-1 chromosome 13, ASM2569848v2, whole genome shotgun sequence DNA harbors:
- the LOC108463530 gene encoding protein SOB FIVE-LIKE 5-like — protein MNFMASECSSGCESGWTNYLEQSFLSSNPSKKKNGFKKSGFCDEDREINRGKQKVDDDVENDDEEDEEDLSMVSDASSGPPHFYEDDNKLYHEYMVPQTGTTFNKNGGKRHRNKEQRRRQHEQQVHEEIDTASSPFINYSKKSFVDTNNQAPMGFSATHFEGGSQFEGHFGFFQSSSPSPDQLQNNQWL, from the exons atgaattTTATGGCCTCTGAGTGTAGTAGTGGGTGTGAGTCTGGTTGGACTAATTACTTAGAACAATCTTTTTTATCTTCAAATccttcaaagaaaaaaaatgggttTAAAAAGAGTGGTTTTTGTGATGAAGATAGAGAGATTAATAGAGGTAAAcaaaaggttgatgatgatgttGAAAATGATGATGAAGAAGACGAAGAAGACCTTTCCATGGTTTCAGATGCATCTTCAGGTCCTCCACATTTCTATGAAGATGATAACAAATTATACCATGAATACATGGTACCCCAAACTGGTACTACATTCAACAAAAATGGTGGTAAAAGACATAGGAACAAGGAACAACGAAGAAGACAGCATGAGCAGCAGGTACATGAAGAAATTGACACCGCAAGCTCTCCTTTCATCAATTACTCCAAG AAGAGTTTTGTTGACACCAATAATCAAGCTCCAATGGGGTTCTCTGCAACACACTTTGAG GGAGGATCACAATTTGAGGGTCACTTTGGGTTTTTTCAGTCTTCTTCGCCATCTCCTGACCAGCTACAAAATAACCA GTGGCTTTAA